The DNA segment GCTGGAACATGAGCCACCTGCCCAGGCGCGCGCGGGTCAGTTCCTTGCTGAGCAGAGCGGCGCTGGCTTTCTGGTTGCGGCGGGCCAGCCACAGGAAGGACAGGCCAAGGGCGCTAAAGACCGAGGCGGCTATGCGGTTCAGGTTGAGGATGGGTTTGACATGGACGCCATCCTGGGCCATTACAATGACGGCAACGGGGCGTTCGCGCACGCCGCCGCCGCCGCCAAGGCCCTCGCCTGTCTCCGACCGCTGTTCTTCGGTATTCTGGCGAGGGGCGCCCCCGCCCAGACCCAGGCCCAGGGCTATTTCGGAACAGGGGATAACGGTGACGCCATCGCGCTGGACCGGCTGGCCGAAGACCGCATCGGTTCTGGCGACGTTCACCAGCCGATTCATGGTCTGTTCGAGGGTCTGA comes from the Ktedonobacterales bacterium genome and includes:
- a CDS encoding spore germination protein GerW family protein; this translates as MMTQPKSHAQTLEQTMNRLVNVARTDAVFGQPVQRDGVTVIPCSEIALGLGLGGGAPRQNTEEQRSETGEGLGGGGGVRERPVAVIVMAQDGVHVKPILNLNRIAASVFSALGLSFLWLARRNQKASAALLSKELTRARLGRWLMFQQMGRKQRKRAGMLALAAMRKPGSF